The Chitinophaga lutea genome contains the following window.
CTCTACGTGTCGCCGGAACGGTTGCAGAGCAGGCGTTTCCTCTGGTATTGCGAAGTGCTGCCCGTGCGCCTCATCGCGGTAGACGAAGCGCACTGTATCTCGCAGTGGGGCTATGATTTCCGGCCCGCATACCTCCAGATCGCCACTATCCGCGAACACTTTCCCAACGCGCCCATACTGGCGCTAACGGCCACGGCTACACCCAAAGTACGGGAAGACATCTGCCAGCAGTTACAGCTGCGCGACCCGGCCGTATTCGTCAAGAGTTTCGCGCGGGCCAATCTTTCCTACAGCGTGGTGGAGGAAGAAGGGAAACTGGGCCGCATCAAACAGATACTCGAACGGGTGCCCGGCAGCGCCATCATTTATTGCCGCAACCGCCGGCAAACCAAAGACATCGCCGGCATGCTCGGCGCGCAGGGCATCGAAGCGAGCTACTATCACGCCGGCCTCGCCCAGGCGGAGCGCACCGCCCGCCAGGAAGCCTGGGTCAACAATGAAACCCGTGTGATGGTGTGCACCAACGCCTTCGGGATGGGAATCGACAAACCCGATGTAAGAATGGTGATACATGCGGATGTGCCCGACAGCATCGAAGCGTACTACCAGGAAGCCGGCCGCGCCGGCCGCGATGAAGAAAAGGCCTATGCCGTGCTGCTGTACAACGAACGCGACCTCGAAGAGCTCAAAGCCCGCATCCCGCTGCAATTCCCGTCGCTCGACGAAATAAGGGCCGTGTACCAGGCCGTCGTGAACTACCTGCAGGTGCCGGTAGGCTCGGAGGGAGTCTACTACGATTTTGATATCAACGACTTTGTAAAACGCTTCGGCCTCAACATCACCGTGGCGTTCCGCGCGCTGCGCATCCTCGAGCAGGAGGGCGTCTGGCAGCTGAGCGAGAGCGTGTACCTGCCGTCCAAACTGGAATTCGTCACCAGCCGCGATGCGTTGTTCGAATATGAAGAACGCCACCCGGACCTGGAGCCGGTTATCCAGACCCTGCTCCGCACCTACGAAGGCATCTTCGATAACCCCGTGCCCGTGTTCGAAAAACAGATCGCGCGGATCATGCGGGTGGATGAGGAAGATGTGATACACGACCTGCAGATGCTGCATAACCAGGCCCTGCTGCGGTATTATCCGCGGAAAGACCAACCTCAGCTTTGTTTCCTTGAAGAAAGGCTGCCCGCACAGCATTTGCGGGTGAATATGGCGCGGATCGAAGAAAGGCGCAAGGCCATGGAAGCACGCATAGCCGCCGTTTCCGCTTATGCGCGCACCGGCAGCCAGTGCCGCACCCGGCAGTTGGTGGCATACTTCGGCGAAAAAGACGCCAAACCCTGCGGCGTATGTGATGTATGTGTGAAAAAGGAAAAAGGCGAACTGCAGTCCAAAGAGTTCGGCCGCCTCACTACCGCGATCATGGCGGCTTTAGACGGGAAAATCAGCCTGCAGGCGCTGATGCAGAAAGTGGATGCAGAGGAAAGCAGGGTGTTGGAAACCCTGCAGTTCCTGGTTGCAGAAGGTTTTGTATTGCGCGATGAAGACGGGATGCTCTCGCCTACGGCATAACGTTCTCACGGCCGGTGCCATCCACACTCCCCGCATTACATGTAAACAGGAAGTAGCATGCACCGGCGTTTTATCTCCGCATGATTACAGCGTAACCACCCGTTTTTCTTCACTGCTCTTAAACGTCGCTTCAATGACCCTGATCACGTTCAGGCCGTCTTCCGCCGTAACGGGGTTCGGTTTCCCTTCCCGCAATGCGCTGTATATGCCCTGGTAATAATCGAGGTAGTTGCCGTTGCCGGAAGGGATGAATTCTTTCACCACTTTACCGTTGATCTCGGTGTGGAGCAGCCCCCACTCATGCGGCGCTTCAGCGCCCCAGTCTGGCGTATCGGGCAGCACGCCTTTCATCAGCAGCGCTTCCTGGATGTCTGATTTGGATTTGATGAACGAACCTTTGCGGCCGTGCAGGATGTAAGCCGGCAGCGCTTCACGCACGAGGTAGCTCGATTTGAGTCGCACGCGCAGCTGGTCGTAATACATCACCAGTTCGAAATAGTCGTCCACCACGGAATCTTTACGGATGATGCGCACATCGCCCCATACCGCCTGCGGCATCCCGAAAATGGTCAGCCCCTGGTCGATCAGGTGGGAACCCAGGTCGTACAGCACGCCGGTGCCCGCCTCGGCTACTTCCTTGTGTTTTTTGTAGCTCAGTTCTTCCTTGAAGCGGTCGTAGTGGAATTCCACTTCCAGCACGTCGCCCAGCAGGCCGTCTTCCACCACTTTCCGAACGATTTTATAGTCGCTGTCGAAGCGGCGGTTCTGGTACACGCTCAGCAGCAGCTTTTTGGATGCGGCCAGCTGGATCAGTTCTTCGCCCTGCGCCACCGTAACGGTGAAGGGTTTTTCCACGATCACGTTTTTACCTGCCTGAAGGGCGGCTTTCGTGTATTCGTAGTGGGTATAGTTGGGCGTGTTGACCACGATCAGTTCCAGCGAAGCATCCGCCATCAGGGCCTTCACGTCGTTATAGATCTTTACGTACGGATAACGCTGCTGGGTGAGGTGTTTGCTGCGCTCCACCACGGCCGTGAGTTCGAAACCGGGATGCACATGAATGAAAGGCGCGTGAAACGCGTAGCCGCTGTGGCCGTAGGAGCAAAGCCCCGTTTTGATGGGTGTCGACATATGCTAAGACTATTTTATCGGGTTGCCGGCTTCGTCAAAAAGCCGTTTCAGTTTTCTTTCGGTAAGATACAGCGGCAAAACGGAAGCTGCAACCGTTGGAATGATCATCAGGGAGAGAACGGCGGCTGCGGGCCCGTCATCAAAGATGCCCGGGGCGATCAGAAACAGGAGGAGCGCCGCTGCCAGCATTGCACAGCCGGTAAAGCACATCACCTTACCCGAGTATGCCTGTGCAAAGTCCCATGCAGCCTGGCTTTTCATGGAACGGGCGGTTCGGTAGCCAACCAGCGGGTTGATGCGGCGGCGCGGTTTTTTCCACGTCCACAGGCCCATACCGGCAAACAGCAGGGATAACCCGGTGATAAACAGGAAAGACACCATACCTGATCGGTTTAAAAAAGGCCTGTACTTCGTCAACGGTCAGGGGTTGAAGAAATACAGGCCGGATATTATCTGATTAAAACCAGCTGCTCTTTTTCCTGCTGCTGCGGCCGCCCAATCCCAGCGCTCCCAAAAGGCTGCGGGTGATGATGTTGGCGGCCGTTCTGCCGGCCTGGCGGGCGGCGGAACTGGTCACGATGGTTTCCAGCAGGCCTTTTTCTTCCTTCTGCCGGCCTTTTCTGGCGGGCGCTTCTTCTTCGGCGGCTTTGCTTTTTTCAGCCGCTTCTTCCAGCTTGGCGGTGAGCATCTCGTAAGCACTGTCGCTGTCGATATCCTCGTTGTATTTCCGCACGAGTTTGCTGCCGGCTACGAGCTGATCGAGCTCGGCATCCGTGAGGATGTCCATCCGGGAATGCGGCGACACCAGCATGGTGGCGGCCAGCGGGGTAGGCGTGCCTTTTTCGCTCAGGCAGGTTACCAGCGCCTCGCCGATGCCGATCTGCGTCAGGAGTTCGTCGGTTTTATAAAAATCGGACAGCGGGTAGTTTTCCGCGGTCTGTTTGATGGCCTTGCGGTCGTTAGCGGTAAAGGCGCGCAGTGCGTGCTGCACCTTGAGGCCGAGCTGGCCGAGCACGGAAGCGGGCACGTCCATCGGGTTCTGGGTGCAGAAGAAAATACCAACGCCTTTGGACCGGATGAGTTTGATGATGGTTTCGATCTGCTGCAGCAGCGCATCGCTGGCCTCCTGGAAAATCAGGTGCGCCTCGTCGATGAACATCACCAGCTTCGGTTTGTCGAGGTCACCCTCTTCCGGCAGCGTGGCGTATAATTCGGCGAGCAGGCTGAGCATGAAGGTGGAAAAGAGTTTCGGGCGGTCCTGGATGTCGGTCACGCGCACGATCGAGATCTTGCCGCGGCCGTCTTCGGCGATGTGCATCAGGTCGTCTACCTCAAAGGACTTCTCACCGAAAAACACGGTGGCGCCCTGTTGTTCCAGCTCGATCACCTTCCGGAGGATGGTGCCGGTGCTGGTGGTGGAAATCTTGCCGTAATCTTTCTCCAGTTCCTTTTTGCCTTCGTCGCTCACATACTGGAGTACTTTTTTGAAGTCTTTCAGGTCGAGCAGGGGCAGTTTATTGTCGTCGCAATATTTGAAGATCATCGCCACAAATCCCGCCTGCGTATCGTTGAGGTCGAGGATTTTGGACAGCAGCACGGGGCCGAATTCGCTGACGGTGGCCCTGAGGCGCGCGCCTTTTTCGTGGCTGAGGGTGAGCAGCTCCACCGGGTAGGCTGCGGGCGCCCAGGTACCGCCGATCTTGGCGTACCGTTCTTCGATTTTGGCGTTGGAGGCGCCGGCCGCGGCAATGCCGCTAAGGTCGCCCTTGATGTCCATCAGCAGCACGGGCACGCTGGCGTCGCTGAGGCCTTCGGCGATCACCTGGAGGGTTTTGGTTTTACCGGTGCCGGTAGCGCCCGCGATGAGGCCGTGGCGGTTGAGCGTTTTCAGGGGCAGGAGCACGTCCGCGCCCGTCACCACTTCGCCATTGAACATCGCGCAGCCCAGTTTAAAGTGCTCGCCTTTGAACGTATAGCCGGTTTTGATGTATTCGAGAAATGCTTCTTTGGTAGCCATGGTGGATGGGTTTTATTCTTCTTTTAACAGCTTTTTGGCCTGGTCGATCGTTTCCAGCATAAAGGTTTTTACCTCCTCTATTTTCTTTTTCTCTGATTCGAGATAGGCTTTCTTTTCGGCGGTCGTTTTGTTTTCCAAGTGCATGTCGTACCCCTGCATCCAGTTTTCCATGGCCCTGTTGGCGCTGTCGAGCCTGAACTCGGCGGCGATGTAGGGGTTGGACACTTTGGTGTCGTGCCCGAGGCTGTCGGATATTTCCGCCATGCGGGTCTTGAGGCGGCGGATCACCATCATTTTGGCCATGGCCTCGTCGTGGATGTTCATCACGTCGGCCGACAGGGAATCTACTTTCAGGGAATCGGCGATGGCGGCGGTATTGCCGGCGGGAGCACCGCCCTGGCAGGCTGCGAGAGCGATCAATGCAGCAACGGGCAGCATGCGGAAAATGTTTTTATACATAAGCTGAGATTTTTTAAAATTATAAATCGCTTAACGGGAACGAGCTTTTCAGCCGGATGCCTTTTTCGGTACTGTGCAGCAGGCCACACTCAATGGAAGGATCATGCTCGAAATACAGCACATACTGGCGCTCGTTCGCTTCCATGAGAAAACGCTTTTTTTCCTCCAGTGTGGTCAGCGGGAACATATCGTAGGCCATCACATACGGAATGGGAATATGCGCCGCGGAAGGCAGCAGGTCCGCCATGTAAACGATGGTATGGCCTTTATAGCGGATCTCGGGCAGCATCATGGCATCGGTGTGCCCGTATGCGAACCGCAGGCGGATGTGGTCCGTGAACGAAACGCCGTCGCGCTGCTCGATGAATTTCAGCTGTCCGCTCTGCTGGATGGGCAGGATGTTTTCTTTCAGGAACGAGGCTTTTTCCCGGTCATTCGGCTCGGTGGCCCATTTCCAGTGCGCTTCATTGCTCCAGTACGTGGCGTTGCGGAAGGCCGGCACCAGTTTGTCGCCTTCGCGCTCGATGCTGCCGCCGCAATGATCGAAATGGAGATGGGTGAGCAGTACGTCCGTGATATCGTTGCGGTGGTAACCGAGGGCGGCCAGCGATTTGTCGAGCGTATCGTCGCCGTGGAGGCGGTAGTGGCTGAGGAACTTTTCATCCTGTTTATTGCCGATGCCGTTATCGATGAGGATGAGGCGGTTGCCGTCCTCCACCAGCAGGCAGCGCATGGCCCATGTGCAAAGATTATCGGCGTCCGGCGGGTTCAGTTT
Protein-coding sequences here:
- a CDS encoding RecQ family ATP-dependent DNA helicase, which gives rise to MVTAHSILHRFWGFQQFRPLQEDIVNSIAAGRDTLALLPTGGGKSICFQVPAMMKEGLCLVVTPLIALMKDQVENLNKRGIPAFAIYAGMQTRDVEKVLALAREGEIKFLYVSPERLQSRRFLWYCEVLPVRLIAVDEAHCISQWGYDFRPAYLQIATIREHFPNAPILALTATATPKVREDICQQLQLRDPAVFVKSFARANLSYSVVEEEGKLGRIKQILERVPGSAIIYCRNRRQTKDIAGMLGAQGIEASYYHAGLAQAERTARQEAWVNNETRVMVCTNAFGMGIDKPDVRMVIHADVPDSIEAYYQEAGRAGRDEEKAYAVLLYNERDLEELKARIPLQFPSLDEIRAVYQAVVNYLQVPVGSEGVYYDFDINDFVKRFGLNITVAFRALRILEQEGVWQLSESVYLPSKLEFVTSRDALFEYEERHPDLEPVIQTLLRTYEGIFDNPVPVFEKQIARIMRVDEEDVIHDLQMLHNQALLRYYPRKDQPQLCFLEERLPAQHLRVNMARIEERRKAMEARIAAVSAYARTGSQCRTRQLVAYFGEKDAKPCGVCDVCVKKEKGELQSKEFGRLTTAIMAALDGKISLQALMQKVDAEESRVLETLQFLVAEGFVLRDEDGMLSPTA
- a CDS encoding MBL fold metallo-hydrolase codes for the protein MQLHTINTGLFKLDGGAMFGVVPKTLWQKLNPPDADNLCTWAMRCLLVEDGNRLILIDNGIGNKQDEKFLSHYRLHGDDTLDKSLAALGYHRNDITDVLLTHLHFDHCGGSIEREGDKLVPAFRNATYWSNEAHWKWATEPNDREKASFLKENILPIQQSGQLKFIEQRDGVSFTDHIRLRFAYGHTDAMMLPEIRYKGHTIVYMADLLPSAAHIPIPYVMAYDMFPLTTLEEKKRFLMEANERQYVLYFEHDPSIECGLLHSTEKGIRLKSSFPLSDL
- a CDS encoding SdpI family protein: MVSFLFITGLSLLFAGMGLWTWKKPRRRINPLVGYRTARSMKSQAAWDFAQAYSGKVMCFTGCAMLAAALLLFLIAPGIFDDGPAAAVLSLMIIPTVAASVLPLYLTERKLKRLFDEAGNPIK
- a CDS encoding helicase HerA-like domain-containing protein, with the translated sequence MATKEAFLEYIKTGYTFKGEHFKLGCAMFNGEVVTGADVLLPLKTLNRHGLIAGATGTGKTKTLQVIAEGLSDASVPVLLMDIKGDLSGIAAAGASNAKIEERYAKIGGTWAPAAYPVELLTLSHEKGARLRATVSEFGPVLLSKILDLNDTQAGFVAMIFKYCDDNKLPLLDLKDFKKVLQYVSDEGKKELEKDYGKISTTSTGTILRKVIELEQQGATVFFGEKSFEVDDLMHIAEDGRGKISIVRVTDIQDRPKLFSTFMLSLLAELYATLPEEGDLDKPKLVMFIDEAHLIFQEASDALLQQIETIIKLIRSKGVGIFFCTQNPMDVPASVLGQLGLKVQHALRAFTANDRKAIKQTAENYPLSDFYKTDELLTQIGIGEALVTCLSEKGTPTPLAATMLVSPHSRMDILTDAELDQLVAGSKLVRKYNEDIDSDSAYEMLTAKLEEAAEKSKAAEEEAPARKGRQKEEKGLLETIVTSSAARQAGRTAANIITRSLLGALGLGGRSSRKKSSWF
- a CDS encoding Gfo/Idh/MocA family oxidoreductase → MSTPIKTGLCSYGHSGYAFHAPFIHVHPGFELTAVVERSKHLTQQRYPYVKIYNDVKALMADASLELIVVNTPNYTHYEYTKAALQAGKNVIVEKPFTVTVAQGEELIQLAASKKLLLSVYQNRRFDSDYKIVRKVVEDGLLGDVLEVEFHYDRFKEELSYKKHKEVAEAGTGVLYDLGSHLIDQGLTIFGMPQAVWGDVRIIRKDSVVDDYFELVMYYDQLRVRLKSSYLVREALPAYILHGRKGSFIKSKSDIQEALLMKGVLPDTPDWGAEAPHEWGLLHTEINGKVVKEFIPSGNGNYLDYYQGIYSALREGKPNPVTAEDGLNVIRVIEATFKSSEEKRVVTL